One window of Hujiaoplasma nucleasis genomic DNA carries:
- a CDS encoding MBL fold metallo-hydrolase, whose product MKITVVASGSKGNATLIEFQEDQYLIDCGLSYKQLTYRLEKQGKYLNNLKGIFITHEHRDHVSGLRVLLNKHDISIYLSEGTYKGFDKRFTGDIKESSLVFLREEEIIDFKHFQVLPFYTYHDAIEPLGFRFIENDESFVYMTDTGYFPLRKYDLIKNASAYMVESNYESEMLLESSRPWLLKRRILEDTGHLSNEDSANLILDIMGEKTKHIILAHISEDCNLPLVAKGTYEECFKLKKQELDKYNVIIAKQYESLNELIIE is encoded by the coding sequence ATGAAAATTACAGTGGTGGCAAGTGGATCAAAAGGTAATGCAACCTTAATTGAATTTCAAGAAGACCAATATTTAATTGATTGTGGCTTAAGCTACAAACAATTAACTTATAGATTAGAAAAACAAGGCAAGTATTTGAATAATTTAAAGGGTATTTTTATTACCCATGAACATAGAGACCATGTTTCAGGTTTAAGAGTATTGTTAAATAAACATGATATTTCTATATATTTAAGTGAAGGGACTTATAAGGGTTTCGATAAAAGGTTTACTGGGGATATTAAAGAATCTAGTCTTGTGTTTTTAAGAGAAGAAGAAATTATAGATTTTAAGCATTTTCAAGTTTTACCTTTTTATACATATCATGATGCTATTGAGCCTTTGGGTTTTCGTTTTATAGAAAATGATGAATCTTTTGTTTACATGACAGATACTGGTTATTTTCCTTTAAGAAAGTATGATTTAATTAAAAATGCTAGTGCTTATATGGTGGAAAGTAATTATGAATCAGAAATGTTATTAGAATCTTCAAGGCCTTGGTTATTAAAAAGAAGGATTCTTGAAGATACCGGTCATTTATCTAATGAAGATTCGGCCAATTTAATTTTAGATATTATGGGGGAGAAAACCAAACATATTATTCTGGCTCATATATCTGAAGATTGTAACTTACCCTTAGTGGCTAAAGGAACTTATGAAGAATGTTTTAAGTTGAAAAAGCAAGAATTAGATAAATATAATGTCATTATAGCCAAACAATATGAATCACTTAATGAGCTTATCATTGAGTGA
- the sufU gene encoding Fe-S cluster assembly sulfur transfer protein SufU yields the protein MNNLDHLYREIIMEHYKNPRNKGLINDDHYHKNRIKNPSCGDDITIQVLIEDGFVKDVKQVATGCSISVASASVLSEIMIGKSVEEAKKIVDTYINMVTNKEFDESVDLEEAAVFSGVKKFPARIKCASIAWIAFKDSLE from the coding sequence ATGAATAATTTAGATCATTTATATAGGGAAATTATTATGGAACATTATAAAAACCCAAGAAATAAAGGGTTAATTAATGATGACCATTACCATAAAAATAGAATCAAAAATCCATCTTGTGGCGATGATATCACCATACAAGTATTAATTGAGGATGGATTCGTTAAGGATGTTAAACAAGTCGCAACAGGTTGTTCTATATCGGTGGCTTCAGCTTCAGTTTTATCGGAAATTATGATAGGTAAAAGTGTGGAAGAAGCAAAGAAAATCGTTGATACTTATATCAATATGGTAACCAATAAAGAATTTGATGAATCTGTTGATTTAGAAGAAGCTGCAGTTTTTAGTGGTGTAAAAAAATTCCCTGCTAGAATTAAATGTGCTTCCATTGCTTGGATTGCATTTAAAGATAGCTTAGAATAG
- a CDS encoding SufB/SufD family protein, whose product MKIPNFIKNASSYIVLSDQEIINHSQAHQEDNQFIFKGEEEVFIYLDNYQSELNIVIDASANIKLYLLSRNSKQVDYKISIDILEQGLLKLYSDFKSTRKTKVFIKRNFNVKAKGSLILLNHLAYHGEINLDDNIYLSESLANLDIDLLNVGSQDDQAYVHQNVYHQAKKTYSQIHNWLISQDQAKLNYHVNGSIEKGKEKSSCQQKNKGIILSQNGQITVVPTLLIDEYDVEASHGAAIGQIDESQLFYLLSRGLNQEEAKALIISGYINPFISKVKNKKIESLLKRTIQSKI is encoded by the coding sequence ATGAAGATTCCTAATTTCATTAAAAACGCTTCATCTTATATTGTTTTATCCGATCAAGAAATCATAAACCATTCTCAAGCCCATCAGGAAGATAATCAATTTATTTTTAAGGGTGAAGAAGAAGTATTTATATACTTAGATAATTACCAATCTGAATTAAACATAGTCATTGATGCATCTGCCAATATAAAATTATACTTATTATCAAGAAATTCAAAACAAGTAGATTATAAAATTAGTATTGATATTTTAGAACAAGGGCTTTTAAAACTCTATAGTGATTTTAAATCTACAAGAAAGACAAAAGTATTTATTAAAAGAAATTTTAATGTCAAAGCTAAAGGATCTTTGATTTTATTAAATCATCTAGCTTATCATGGTGAGATTAATTTAGATGATAATATTTATTTAAGTGAATCTTTAGCCAATTTAGATATTGATTTACTCAATGTAGGTTCTCAAGATGATCAGGCTTATGTTCATCAAAATGTCTACCACCAAGCTAAGAAGACTTATTCACAAATTCATAATTGGTTGATTAGTCAAGATCAAGCTAAGTTAAATTACCATGTTAATGGTAGTATTGAAAAAGGCAAGGAGAAATCATCTTGCCAACAAAAGAATAAGGGAATTATTCTTTCGCAAAATGGACAAATTACCGTGGTGCCAACCCTACTTATTGATGAGTATGATGTTGAAGCGTCTCACGGGGCAGCGATTGGTCAAATTGATGAAAGCCAATTATTCTATTTATTAAGTCGAGGTCTAAATCAAGAAGAAGCCAAGGCTTTAATCATATCTGGTTATATCAACCCGTTTATAAGTAAAGTCAAAAATAAAAAGATAGAGTCTTTATTAAAAAGAACCATTCAAAGTAAAATTTAG
- a CDS encoding aminotransferase class V-fold PLP-dependent enzyme, with translation MEQNHWIKDFPQIKDNYRFFDSAATSLKPQSVIDAVNDYNQRLSANIHRGMYQQSQEATELYEEARVKVASFINALEEEVIFTRGTTASLNLVARSYGLNHIKEGDVILTNMAEHHSSILPWFNVSKEKGATLKYITLSPEGKVGLEAFKEAINDNTKIVVIHHVSNVLGYASPLKEIIKIAHEYGALVVVDGAQAIQHLKVDVKALDADFYAFSGHKMLGPTGIGVLYGKKQLLNQMTPLEFGGDMSLDVEKDGFSWKESPFKFEAGTMPIAEAIGLKAAIEYLEKATIDKIHTYSEKLYHYLMTSLESIQGIDLYNHQSDTFIFTFNLTDVPSHDAISFFAEKNIALRAGQHCAKLIHDHLGIHSSLRGTIYFYNTYEDVDQLVLAIKEAIQYFKELGF, from the coding sequence TTGGAACAAAATCATTGGATTAAGGATTTTCCACAAATTAAAGATAATTATCGCTTTTTCGATAGTGCAGCCACAAGTTTAAAGCCTCAATCAGTGATTGACGCTGTGAATGATTATAATCAAAGGTTGTCTGCAAATATTCATCGTGGTATGTACCAACAAAGTCAAGAAGCTACAGAACTATATGAAGAGGCGAGGGTAAAAGTCGCTTCTTTTATCAATGCTTTAGAAGAAGAAGTTATTTTTACTAGAGGGACGACCGCTTCTTTAAATTTGGTGGCAAGATCTTATGGATTGAATCATATCAAAGAAGGTGATGTTATTCTTACCAATATGGCAGAACACCATTCTTCTATATTACCTTGGTTTAATGTTTCAAAAGAAAAAGGAGCTACTCTTAAATATATTACTTTAAGCCCAGAGGGTAAAGTCGGTCTTGAAGCATTTAAAGAAGCCATTAATGATAATACAAAAATTGTGGTGATTCATCATGTATCTAATGTATTAGGTTATGCTTCACCTTTAAAAGAAATAATTAAAATAGCCCATGAATATGGGGCCTTAGTGGTTGTGGATGGGGCACAAGCCATCCAACATCTTAAGGTTGATGTTAAAGCCTTAGACGCTGATTTTTATGCCTTTTCTGGCCACAAGATGTTAGGTCCAACCGGCATAGGTGTCTTATATGGTAAAAAGCAACTTTTAAATCAAATGACGCCTTTAGAATTTGGCGGAGATATGTCCTTGGATGTTGAAAAAGATGGTTTTTCTTGGAAAGAAAGTCCTTTTAAATTTGAAGCAGGCACCATGCCGATTGCCGAAGCAATTGGTTTGAAAGCTGCTATTGAATATTTAGAGAAGGCCACAATTGATAAGATTCATACATATTCAGAAAAACTTTATCATTATTTAATGACATCTTTAGAATCTATTCAAGGTATCGACTTATATAATCATCAATCAGATACTTTTATTTTCACTTTCAATTTAACCGATGTACCTTCTCATGATGCCATATCATTTTTCGCTGAAAAAAATATTGCTTTGAGAGCTGGACAGCATTGTGCTAAGTTAATCCATGATCATTTAGGTATCCATAGTTCCTTAAGAGGAACCATCTATTTTTACAATACCTATGAAGACGTTGATCAATTGGTATTAGCCATTAAGGAAGCCATTCAATATTTTAAAGAACTAGGTTTTTAA
- the nifJ gene encoding pyruvate:ferredoxin (flavodoxin) oxidoreductase yields MSKKKVFQSMDGNQAAAYTAYAFTEVAGIYPITPSSPIPEHVDNWAAQGKKNLFGMPVKVVEMQSEAGAAATVHGSLMAGALTTTFTASQGLLLKVPNMYKIAGELLPGVMHVAARSLAAHALSIFGDHQDIYATRQTGFCMLASGSVQETMDLGGVAHLAAIKSSIPFMHFFDGFRTSHEVNKIEVMDYDVFDRLIDREAVKKFRQRGLNSATPKTMGSAQNDDVYFQAKEIQEKYYKPIPDIVNEYMEEISKETGREYKPFVYYGDPKATKIIVAMGSVTQAIKEVVDNLMEKGEKVGLISVHLYRPFSSKYFFNVLPDTVEKIAVLDRTKEPGSAGEPLYVDIKSIFYNREKQPAIIGGRYGLSSKDTTPDQILAVYKNLDNEMKDNFTIGIVDDVNFSSLDLEDHIDTVDKDTTELLFFGLGSDGTVGAVKNVSKIIGDYSDLYGQAYASYDSKKSGGVTRMHLRFGKNPIRSTYLVNHPHFVSCSQEAYVSRFDLIKGIRKGGTFLLATHKNANEIEDLLPNKMLKILAERDVKLYIIDAYKLAREIGSEKMVSTIMQSAFFKLNEQIMKYETAQEAMKSYAKKSFSSKGEDIVEMNYKAVDLGANGLVKVEVKPEWKDLKVEKVEVEDRPDFVKNIADPVNAINGYDLPVSAFEGIEDGQMPSGTARYEKRGVADVVSTWISENCIQCNQCAYACPHACIRPILATEEEVANAPVDKEWLDAKGKGLEGMKYRIQVSVLDCTGCMVCVNTCPAPNKALHMTKLEENVEEKQHVLADYLYNEVPYKGDLVGRNTYKNAVFNQPLFEFSGACAGCGETPYIRMATQLFGERMMIANATGCSSIYGASFPATPYTTNAEGRGPAWANSLFEDNAEYGFGMKIAVDTMRDRMQTIIFENMNTFEEELQELFKEWIEFREDGDKTLELSRKIIPLLEKSKSEFKDELLELKGQFVRQSNWIIGGDGWAYDIGYGGLDHVLANAEDVNILVLDTEVYSNTGGQSSKSARSGSIAKFTAAGKPGKKKDLAALAMTYESVYVACISHGANPTQVTKAMKEAEAYPGPSLIIAYSPCIAHGIDGGLGNSHQQAKLATECGYWPTFRYDPRLIAQGKNPLQIDSKEPKWEKYHDFLLSENRYQQLVKKDPQAAEKLLHQNIIDAKRRWASYKRMAAADFSEVIE; encoded by the coding sequence ATGTCTAAAAAGAAAGTATTCCAGTCTATGGACGGTAATCAAGCAGCAGCTTATACAGCCTATGCTTTTACTGAAGTGGCTGGTATTTACCCAATTACACCATCTTCACCAATTCCAGAACATGTGGATAATTGGGCAGCACAAGGCAAAAAGAATTTATTCGGTATGCCGGTTAAAGTTGTTGAAATGCAATCTGAAGCAGGCGCAGCAGCGACTGTTCACGGATCTTTAATGGCTGGAGCATTAACAACAACATTTACAGCATCTCAAGGGTTACTATTAAAAGTTCCAAATATGTATAAAATTGCTGGTGAGTTATTACCAGGAGTTATGCATGTAGCAGCACGTTCACTTGCAGCTCATGCATTGAGTATTTTTGGAGATCATCAAGATATCTATGCTACAAGACAAACAGGTTTCTGTATGTTAGCTTCAGGTTCTGTTCAAGAAACCATGGACTTAGGTGGGGTTGCTCATTTAGCAGCTATTAAATCTTCTATTCCATTCATGCATTTCTTTGATGGTTTTAGAACATCTCATGAAGTTAATAAAATTGAAGTCATGGATTATGATGTTTTTGATCGTTTAATTGATCGTGAAGCTGTTAAGAAATTCCGTCAAAGAGGTTTGAATTCAGCGACACCTAAAACTATGGGTTCTGCTCAAAATGATGACGTTTATTTCCAAGCAAAAGAAATCCAAGAAAAATATTACAAACCTATTCCTGATATTGTTAACGAATATATGGAAGAAATTTCTAAGGAAACTGGTAGAGAATATAAACCTTTCGTCTATTACGGAGATCCAAAAGCAACAAAAATTATTGTGGCTATGGGTTCAGTAACTCAAGCTATTAAAGAAGTTGTTGATAACTTAATGGAAAAAGGAGAAAAAGTCGGTTTAATTTCTGTTCATTTATATCGTCCTTTCTCAAGCAAATATTTCTTTAATGTATTACCTGATACAGTTGAAAAAATTGCTGTTTTAGATAGAACTAAAGAACCAGGATCTGCTGGTGAACCTTTATATGTTGATATTAAATCTATTTTCTATAATAGAGAAAAACAACCTGCTATTATTGGTGGTCGATATGGTTTATCAAGTAAAGATACAACGCCTGATCAAATCTTAGCTGTTTATAAAAACTTAGATAATGAAATGAAAGATAATTTTACAATCGGTATTGTAGATGACGTTAATTTCTCTTCATTAGATTTGGAAGACCATATTGATACTGTTGATAAAGATACAACAGAATTATTATTCTTTGGTTTAGGTTCAGATGGTACTGTAGGTGCTGTTAAAAATGTATCTAAAATTATTGGTGATTATTCTGATTTATATGGTCAAGCTTACGCTTCATATGATTCTAAAAAATCTGGCGGGGTTACAAGAATGCATTTACGTTTTGGTAAAAACCCAATTCGTTCAACTTATTTAGTAAACCATCCTCATTTTGTATCATGTTCACAAGAAGCTTATGTAAGTCGTTTTGATTTAATTAAGGGTATTCGTAAGGGTGGTACATTCTTACTAGCAACTCATAAAAATGCAAATGAAATCGAAGACTTATTACCAAATAAAATGCTTAAAATATTGGCTGAAAGAGATGTAAAACTATACATCATTGATGCTTATAAATTAGCAAGAGAAATTGGTAGTGAAAAAATGGTTTCTACCATTATGCAATCTGCTTTCTTCAAACTTAATGAACAAATCATGAAGTATGAAACTGCTCAAGAAGCTATGAAATCTTATGCGAAAAAATCATTCTCAAGCAAGGGTGAAGATATCGTTGAGATGAACTACAAGGCTGTTGATTTAGGTGCTAATGGTTTAGTTAAAGTTGAAGTTAAACCTGAATGGAAAGACTTAAAAGTGGAAAAAGTTGAAGTTGAAGATAGACCAGACTTCGTTAAAAATATCGCAGATCCTGTTAATGCTATTAATGGTTATGATTTACCTGTTTCAGCATTTGAAGGTATTGAAGATGGGCAAATGCCATCTGGTACAGCTCGTTATGAAAAACGTGGTGTAGCTGATGTGGTTTCTACATGGATTTCTGAAAATTGTATCCAATGTAACCAATGTGCTTATGCTTGTCCTCATGCATGTATCAGACCTATTTTAGCAACTGAAGAAGAAGTCGCTAATGCGCCTGTTGATAAAGAATGGTTAGATGCTAAAGGTAAAGGCTTAGAAGGTATGAAATATCGTATCCAAGTTTCAGTCTTAGATTGTACTGGATGTATGGTTTGTGTTAATACTTGTCCTGCACCTAACAAAGCTTTACATATGACTAAATTAGAAGAAAACGTTGAAGAAAAACAACACGTTTTAGCTGATTACCTATACAATGAAGTACCTTATAAGGGTGACTTAGTTGGTAGAAATACTTATAAAAATGCAGTATTTAACCAACCATTATTTGAATTCTCTGGTGCTTGTGCTGGTTGTGGTGAAACACCTTATATCCGTATGGCAACGCAATTATTTGGCGAAAGAATGATGATTGCTAATGCAACAGGTTGTTCTTCTATTTATGGTGCTTCTTTCCCAGCAACACCTTACACAACAAACGCTGAAGGCAGAGGTCCTGCATGGGCTAACTCATTATTCGAAGATAATGCTGAATATGGTTTCGGTATGAAAATCGCTGTAGATACAATGAGAGATAGAATGCAAACAATTATCTTTGAAAATATGAATACTTTTGAAGAAGAATTACAAGAATTATTTAAAGAATGGATTGAATTCCGTGAAGATGGAGATAAGACTTTAGAGTTATCAAGAAAAATCATTCCATTGTTAGAAAAATCTAAATCAGAATTCAAAGATGAATTGTTAGAACTTAAGGGTCAATTTGTAAGACAATCTAATTGGATTATTGGTGGAGACGGTTGGGCTTATGATATCGGATATGGCGGATTAGACCATGTTTTAGCCAACGCAGAAGATGTAAACATTCTTGTTTTAGATACAGAAGTTTACTCTAATACTGGTGGACAATCATCTAAATCTGCACGTTCTGGTTCAATTGCTAAATTTACAGCTGCTGGTAAACCTGGTAAGAAAAAAGACTTGGCTGCTTTAGCCATGACTTATGAGTCAGTTTATGTAGCGTGTATATCACATGGTGCGAACCCAACTCAAGTGACTAAAGCTATGAAAGAAGCTGAAGCATATCCAGGACCATCATTAATTATTGCATATTCACCTTGTATTGCTCATGGTATTGATGGTGGATTAGGAAATTCTCACCAACAAGCTAAGTTAGCTACTGAATGTGGATATTGGCCAACATTTAGATATGATCCTCGCTTAATTGCTCAAGGTAAAAACCCATTGCAAATCGATTCTAAAGAACCTAAATGGGAAAAATATCATGACTTCTTATTAAGTGAAAATCGTTATCAACAATTGGTTAAAAAAGATCCTCAAGCTGCTGAAAAATTATTACATCAAAATATCATTGATGCTAAACGTAGATGGGCTTCATATAAACGTATGGCCGCTGCTGATTTCTCAGAAGTGATTGAATAG
- the sufB gene encoding Fe-S cluster assembly protein SufB has product MSQKQDFDYNKDYKYGFKTETKSVKETKRGLSEEVVREISQIKNEPDWMLNIRLDALKAFYEISDPNWGPDLSDIDFNDIIYFIKSSDKVEKDWKDVPEEIKETFNKLGIPEAEQKYLSGVTTQFESEAVYHSTIQELSDLGVIFLDTDSALKEHSDLFKEYFTKAVPYIDNRYAALNTAVWSGGSFIYVPKGVQIEKPLQSYFRINSERMGQFERTLIIVDDQASLNYVEGCTAPIYSNSSLHAAVVEIYVKKHAKCRYSTVQNWSTNIYNLVTKRSIVEDYGHMEWIDGNIGSGLNMKYPSCILKGDYAKGTTITIAFAGKGQYQDTGAKMIHIGKNTTSKIVSKSIATKGGKVNYRGVVSQEGKAENARATIECDTILVDRDSSSDTIPTNIVKNFKGQIEHEATVSKVSDDELFYLMSRGLTEDQAKEMIVMGFIEPFARELPMEYAVELNQLIKLEMTDSIG; this is encoded by the coding sequence ATGAGTCAAAAACAAGATTTTGATTACAATAAAGATTATAAATATGGTTTTAAAACAGAGACTAAATCTGTTAAAGAAACCAAAAGAGGATTATCTGAAGAGGTTGTTAGAGAAATTTCTCAGATAAAAAACGAACCTGATTGGATGTTGAATATTAGATTAGATGCTTTAAAAGCCTTTTATGAAATTAGTGACCCTAATTGGGGACCTGATTTATCTGATATTGATTTTAATGACATTATATATTTCATTAAGTCTTCAGATAAGGTCGAAAAAGATTGGAAGGATGTTCCTGAAGAAATTAAAGAAACCTTTAATAAATTAGGAATACCTGAAGCTGAACAAAAATATCTATCTGGGGTCACAACCCAATTTGAATCTGAAGCAGTTTATCATAGCACGATTCAAGAATTAAGTGATTTGGGTGTTATATTTTTGGATACAGATTCTGCCTTGAAAGAACATTCAGATTTATTTAAAGAATATTTTACCAAGGCTGTCCCATATATAGATAACCGCTACGCTGCTTTAAATACTGCTGTGTGGAGTGGAGGTTCTTTTATATATGTACCTAAGGGTGTTCAAATAGAAAAACCTTTACAGTCATATTTTAGAATTAATTCTGAGCGTATGGGTCAATTTGAAAGAACCTTGATTATTGTTGATGATCAAGCATCTTTAAATTATGTTGAAGGTTGTACAGCGCCTATATATTCTAATTCTTCCTTGCATGCGGCTGTGGTTGAAATATATGTAAAAAAACACGCTAAATGCCGTTATTCTACCGTTCAAAACTGGTCTACTAATATCTATAACCTAGTAACTAAACGTTCTATAGTTGAAGATTATGGCCATATGGAATGGATTGATGGGAATATTGGTTCAGGTTTAAATATGAAGTATCCTTCTTGTATTTTAAAGGGAGACTATGCTAAAGGAACAACCATTACCATTGCTTTTGCAGGTAAGGGTCAATATCAAGATACCGGGGCTAAAATGATCCATATTGGTAAGAATACCACATCTAAGATTGTTTCTAAGTCTATAGCCACGAAAGGTGGAAAAGTAAATTATAGGGGTGTTGTTTCTCAAGAAGGTAAGGCAGAGAATGCTCGAGCCACCATTGAGTGTGATACTATTTTAGTAGATAGAGATTCTTCATCAGATACAATACCAACCAATATTGTTAAGAATTTTAAGGGTCAAATTGAACATGAAGCGACTGTTTCCAAGGTAAGTGATGATGAACTATTTTACTTAATGAGTCGTGGTTTAACTGAAGACCAAGCCAAAGAAATGATTGTCATGGGCTTTATTGAACCTTTCGCTAGAGAGTTACCTATGGAATACGCTGTTGAATTAAATCAATTAATTAAATTAGAAATGACCGATTCAATCGGATAA
- a CDS encoding cation diffusion facilitator family transporter, producing the protein MKKVEEKIIKKNTFLTIIMNTLLAIAKLFGGILGGSAVLVADAVNSIGDIATNIVVFVSAKFSKKEKDETHPYGHEKFDSMISIFLGFALLITAYQLGKDAVERFIDIVIEGLPFSTPMWYTWFIAIVTIIVKEMLFRITKIDAKKAKSQALMAQAWDHRSDTIVSFGAIIGIVGAIYGVGFLDPLASFVIGVFIFRLGLKIIKTGVSQVVDASADDEQIVKIKEIVHENDKVRRIDEIKTRMFGISFYVDLEIALDAHLSLEEAHAIAESIHDRIEEQMPDVIHCMIHVNPCEEKNKNIGKKK; encoded by the coding sequence ATGAAAAAAGTAGAAGAAAAAATCATCAAAAAAAATACATTTTTAACCATTATTATGAATACCCTCTTAGCTATTGCTAAATTATTTGGTGGTATTTTAGGTGGATCAGCTGTTTTGGTTGCGGATGCGGTTAATTCTATAGGCGATATTGCGACTAATATTGTTGTTTTTGTTTCTGCGAAATTTTCTAAAAAAGAAAAGGATGAAACCCATCCTTATGGTCATGAAAAATTTGATTCAATGATATCTATATTTTTGGGTTTTGCTTTGTTGATAACAGCTTACCAGTTAGGTAAAGATGCTGTGGAAAGATTTATAGATATTGTTATTGAAGGTTTACCTTTTTCTACACCTATGTGGTATACATGGTTCATTGCGATTGTGACTATTATTGTTAAAGAAATGTTATTTAGAATTACAAAAATAGATGCTAAAAAAGCCAAGTCACAAGCCTTAATGGCTCAGGCTTGGGACCATCGTTCAGATACTATAGTTAGTTTTGGTGCGATCATTGGGATTGTTGGTGCTATTTATGGTGTTGGCTTTTTAGATCCCCTAGCTTCTTTTGTTATTGGAGTTTTTATCTTTAGGCTAGGGTTAAAAATCATTAAAACAGGTGTATCTCAAGTGGTTGATGCATCCGCTGATGACGAACAAATAGTGAAAATTAAAGAAATTGTTCATGAAAATGACAAGGTTAGAAGAATTGATGAAATTAAAACAAGAATGTTTGGTATATCATTCTATGTAGATTTAGAAATAGCTTTAGATGCTCATTTGTCTTTAGAGGAAGCTCACGCTATTGCTGAAAGCATTCATGATCGAATCGAAGAACAAATGCCTGATGTGATTCATTGTATGATTCATGTCAACCCGTGTGAAGAAAAAAACAAAAATATCGGAAAAAAGAAATAA
- the sufC gene encoding Fe-S cluster assembly ATPase SufC, translating into MLLEFIDLVVSVEGNTILNGINLKVSGGETHAIMGPNGTGKSTLASICMGHPKYKVESGDILLDGQSILDKSVDERSRLGIFLAMQNPIEVPGVTNFDFIKSALQTRMEKGNHLRVGKFILEYERVASELKMGKGLAHRFLNQGFSGGEKKRNEILQMKMLKPKFAFLDEIDSGLDVDALKLVGEQVTKQKSKDLGLVLITHYQRLLDYIEPDFVHIMIQGQIVKTGSKELIAKIDQDGYDWVKAELGIVDENKKPYSLGTCATKTMV; encoded by the coding sequence ATGTTGCTAGAATTTATAGATTTGGTGGTTTCTGTAGAAGGAAACACCATTTTAAATGGAATTAATTTAAAAGTTTCTGGTGGTGAAACACATGCAATTATGGGCCCGAATGGTACGGGGAAATCTACCTTGGCTTCTATATGCATGGGACACCCTAAATATAAAGTAGAATCTGGAGATATTTTATTAGATGGTCAAAGTATTTTAGATAAATCTGTGGATGAAAGATCAAGACTAGGTATTTTCCTAGCCATGCAAAATCCTATTGAAGTCCCAGGTGTGACTAATTTTGACTTTATTAAATCTGCCTTACAAACAAGGATGGAAAAAGGTAATCATTTAAGGGTAGGTAAATTCATTTTAGAATATGAAAGAGTTGCTTCAGAATTAAAAATGGGTAAAGGTTTAGCCCATCGTTTCTTAAATCAAGGTTTCTCTGGTGGAGAAAAGAAAAGAAATGAAATATTGCAGATGAAGATGTTAAAACCTAAATTTGCTTTTTTAGATGAGATTGATTCAGGTTTAGATGTGGACGCTTTAAAACTTGTGGGTGAACAAGTCACTAAACAAAAATCTAAGGATTTAGGTTTGGTCTTAATCACTCATTATCAACGTTTATTGGATTATATTGAACCTGATTTTGTTCATATTATGATTCAAGGACAAATTGTAAAAACAGGTTCAAAAGAATTAATCGCTAAAATTGATCAAGATGGTTATGATTGGGTTAAAGCAGAATTAGGCATTGTTGATGAAAATAAAAAACCCTATTCATTAGGCACTTGTGCTACAAAAACTATGGTATAG
- a CDS encoding MgtC/SapB family protein has protein sequence MDFLNNFLGENYGPGIYEILLRMGLTAFFVGIIGLERQMRHKIAGITTHLMVAFAAAAIAILQDALYFAAIQDAINLGVEVQIQRQRVIAQVITGVGFLGAGTILKTRNGIYGLTTASTLFLSAMIGLIFGMGHYVLGIVLSLFAFLFLTVFRKILGITSLKHQESPNIIGSEKVDD, from the coding sequence ATGGATTTTTTAAACAATTTTTTAGGTGAAAACTATGGACCGGGCATATATGAAATATTACTAAGAATGGGGTTGACCGCTTTCTTTGTTGGTATCATTGGTCTTGAAAGACAAATGAGACATAAAATTGCTGGAATTACAACACATTTAATGGTAGCTTTCGCTGCCGCTGCCATAGCTATATTGCAAGATGCTTTATATTTTGCGGCTATTCAAGACGCTATCAACTTAGGGGTAGAGGTTCAAATACAAAGACAAAGAGTGATTGCTCAAGTCATCACTGGTGTTGGTTTCTTAGGTGCTGGTACGATTTTAAAAACGCGTAATGGTATCTATGGTCTTACAACAGCTTCGACTTTGTTCTTATCAGCCATGATCGGTTTGATTTTTGGTATGGGACACTATGTCTTAGGTATTGTTTTATCATTATTTGCTTTCCTATTCCTAACAGTTTTCCGAAAAATATTAGGTATTACATCTTTGAAACATCAAGAGAGTCCTAATATCATTGGTTCAGAAAAAGTAGACGATTAA